The Devosia sp. MC521 genome segment AACTGGCGTCTTTAATCCGGTTGGCGACGCGTCCCGCGATCGCGCCGAAATGGGCGCCATGGTCCAGATAGGCCTCAAGATTATCGAATCCGAGAACGACGCTTCTCTCGCCCCCATTGACTGGAACGCGCCAATCGCGGACAGAAACGCCATAGCCGATAATATCGACAGAGACGCCGGTATCGCTGGTCAGGCGAAACTGATCGACCCTCTGGCCGCCGATTTCGCCGAATTGTGAGACGGTTACGCCCATAATGTCCTCCACTTTGGCACAAGGGTCTAGCTTTATTGTCTCTTCACCGCAACGGGACACTTGACCTTTGCTAGGCGCGCAACAACTCTGCAAAAGCAGACGCCAGTGTGGGGAAGCAGTTTGTCAGAGGAAAGCTTGAAACGTCGAGCAACTGTACATGACGTTGCTCGTGCAGCTGGCGTCTCTCTAGCGACTGTCGACAGGGTGCTTAATGGCCGCCCCGGGGTGCGCGCGGCAACAGCCACGAAGGTCGAAGACGCTATTGCCGAGATCGGGTTTACCCGCGATCTCAACGCTTCCCTAATGGCTCGTGCGCGCGATCTGCACCTCGTTTTCTTCATCCCTGAAAGCACCAATGAGTTTATGGAGAGCCTTGCCGACGCTGTGTCGCGGCGTGTTCTCTCTGCCCAATCGGACAGAATTCATCTCGAGTTGGTGCGCATTAAAGCGTTTGACGCGGTTGGTTTGGCGGAGCGCTTGGATAGGCTCGATCCCAAAACCACCGACTATGCCATTGTCGTTTCGGGCGATGAACCTGAGGTGATCGCGGCAATAGATGGCGCTCATCGTCGCGGCATTAGTGTCATTACGCTGGTTTCTGACCTGCCCTTGTCGGCGCGGCGGAATTTCATCGGCGTCGATAATGTTGCGGCTGGACGCACGGCAGCCTCGCTCATGGGGCGCTTCCTGCCCCAAGGGGGCAAGGTTGGGGTTATGGCGGGCTCGCTCCACCTGCGCGATCACCTGGATCGTCTCGAAGGGTTTCGGAGTGTGATCGCATCCGAGTTTGCACACATCGAACTTATTGGCCCCAAAGAAGGCCATGATGAGCGCAGCTTAACGCAAGCCTATGTCGCAGAACTTATCAAAGAAAATGAGGGACTTGCCGGCATTTACAATTTGGGTGCAGGCAATGCTGGTCTGGTCGCTGCGCTAGAGGCTTCCGGTCGCGGTGGTGATATCAAAGTGATCACCCACGAACTGACCGGGCCAACACGTTTGGGGCTCATGGGTGGAACTATCGATGTGGTTCTGGATCAGAACCCTGATGGTGAGATTCGTGAAGTTATTGCCGCTGCGCGCAGCCTAACCTTGTCGGGTGCTCGACCTGTACAGAGCGAGTCTATTGAATTAGCGATTTTCCTTCGCGATAATTTGCGCTAGATAGCGCTATCGATGTCAGCGGTGCGCTCCAAAAACGGAGCATTGGGAGTTGGGATGTTTTTGTTGATTGCTTCTGAGGTACGTGCCTCATGACCTTTCTTGGCATTGATATCGGCACTTCCGGCGTAAAAGCGCTGTTGATCGACGCGTCCGGGAAAGCGCTGGGCGAAGCGACGGCTGCGGCCGTGGAGCCGACCCGTCCCCATCCCGGTTGGTCGGAACAAAACCCGCAGGATTGGTGGGCGGCAACGCTTGCCGCGATCGACAAGCTTCACGCGTCCCATCCGCAGGCTTTGGCGGCGGTGAAGGGCATCGGCCTTTCTGGTCATATGCACGGCGCGACCCTCTTGGGGGCCAATGACGAAGTTCTGCGCCCCTGCATTTTGTGGAATGACGGTCGCTCGGCCGCTGAATGCGCGGAAATGGAAGCGGCCCTGCCCAGTCTGCGCGATGTTGCTGGCAATATCGCCATGGCAGGCTTCACTGCGCCTAAGATTGCTTGGGTGCGCAAGCATGAGCCAGAGATCTTCAAAAAGCTCAAAAAGGTTCTTTTGCCTAAGGCCTATGTGCGCTTGCTGCTGACCGGCGAGCATGTCGAGGACATGTCCGATGCCGCTGGAACGCTCTGGCTCGACGTCGCAAAACGCGATTGGTCTGATGAACTGCTCGCCGTGACAGGTCTCACGCGTGAACACATGCCGCGTCTGGTCGAAGGCTCAGAAAGCTCGGGTCAGCTCAACGCTGAATTCGCCGCGCGTTGGGGCATGACGGGGCCAGTGATCGTTGCTGGTGGCGCAGGCGACAATGCTGCTGCTGCTTGCGGGATCGGCGCTATTCGTCCCGGCGAAGGTTTTGTCTCGCTGGGTACTTCGGGCGTGTTGTTCGTCTCGAACGCCAAGTTCAGCCCGAACACCAATGGGGCCGTACACGCGTTTTGCCACGCGATACCAAATACTTGGCACCAGATGGGTGTCGTCCTTTCGGCGACCGACTCGCTCAATTGGCTCGCCCGCATCACCGGCAAAAAGCAGGCGGAGCTGGCTGGCGAAGCGGAGGCACAGTTCAACGGTCCGGGCGAAGAAATCTTCCTGCCTTACCTCTCCGGCGAACGGACGCCGCACAATGCGCCTAAGGCGCGAGGCTCGTTTGTTGGCCTCAGCCAATCGAGCGATACAGCGCAAATGGCGCAAGCCGTCATGGAAGGCGTCGCTTTCGCCATGCGCGATAGTCAGCGCGTTTTGGCGGATGCGGGCACAAACATCTCGCGGCTTCTGGCCGTGGGTGGCGGCACCAGATCCGCGCTTTGGCTCAAATTACTCGCCACCAATCTCAACATGGAAATCGCCCTACCCGCGGACGGTGATTTCGGTGGGGCATTGGGCGCTGCCCGTCTGGGCCTTTGTGCGGCAATCGGCGCCTCACCTGCAGAGGTGATGACCATGCCGCCCGTCAAAACAGTTATCGCACCCGACACAAAGCTGTCGGCTGCTTATTCAGAACAATACGAGCGCTACCGCGCCCTATTCCCGGCTATTGAGGAGATACGCCAGTGACCGACTTTTTCCAGGGTCTGAGCCAAGTTAAATTCGAAGGTCCAGAGAGCAAGAACCCGCTCGCTTACCGTCATTACAATAAGGACGAGCTTGTTGCTGGCAAGCGGATGGAAGATCACATCCGCCCGGCCATCGCCTATTGGCACACGTTCGCGCAGGAAGGCGGCGACCCCTTTGGCGGCCGTACTTTTGATCGTCCTTGGTTCGATAAGGGCCTCGAAGGCGCAAAGCTCAAGACCGAAGTTGCGTTTGAGTTCTTTAATCTCATCGACGTGCCCTTTTTTGCCTTCCACGACGTGGATGTGGCACCAGAAGGCGCAACTCTAGCGGAGAGTAATAAGAACCTGCGCATTATCGGCGATCTCATTGCCAGCAAGATGCAGAGCTCGGGCAAGAAGCTCCTGTGGGGCACTGCCAATCTCTTCTCTAACCGTCGCTATATGGCGGGTGCTGCGACCAATCCAGATCCAGAAATTTTCGCCTATGCTGCCGGTCAGGTGAAGGCCGTACTCGAGTTGACCCATGAACTGGGCGGCGAAAACTATGTGCTTTGGGGCGGCCGCGAAGGCTACGAAACCCTGCTCAACACCAAGATCGGCCAGGAACAGGACCAGATGGCCCGCTTCCTGACGCTGGTTATCGAGCATGCCGAAAAGATCGGCTTTACCGGTCAGATCCTCATCGAACCCAAGCCACAAGAACCGTCCAAGCACCAGTACGACTTTGACGTCGCAACGGTGTTCGGCTTCCTCCAGAAATATGGCCTCGACAAGAAGGTGAAGTGCAACATCGAAGTTGGCCACGCTTTCCTCGCCGGTCACTCCTTCGAGCATGAATTGGCTGTGGCCTCCTCGCTGGGCCAGCTTGGCTCGGTCGACGCCAACCGCAATGACTTGCAGTCTGGCTGGGATACCGACCACTTCCCGAACAATGCCGGGGAAATGGCCCTCGCCTTCTACTACATTCTCAAGCAGGGTGGTCTTGGCAAGGGCGGCTTCAATTTCGACGCCAAAGTGCGCCGCCAGTCGCTCGACCCAGCAGATTTGTTGCACGGTCATATTTTGGGTCTCGACACCTTGGCTCGTGGCCTCAAGGGCGCAGCTGCCCTGATCGCAGATGGCGAATTCGATAAGCTGCTCGATGACCGCTACGCCGGTTGGGACAATGGCTTGGGCAAGGATATTCTGGCTGGAAAGCTGTCGCTGGCTGACATTGCCGGCAAGGTTGACGCACAAAGCATCAATCCTCAGCCGCGCTCTGGCCGCCAAGAATATCTCGAAAATCTAGTCAATCGGTTCGTCTGATGATCCGGGCGATCGAACAGAGCGACCATCGGGTGTGGACCCAATTGTGGACTGCCTATTTGCAGTTCTACGAAACGGTTCTGCCGCAAGAGGTTTTTGCCTCGACGTGGTCGCGCCTTCTCGATCCTAACGAGCCAACCTGGGGCGCGCTCGCGCTCCAGGACGGCCAGCCTATTGGCCTCGTTCACTGGCTATATCATCGCACCAATTGGGCGGTCGCCGACAATTGCTATTTGCAGGATTTGTACGTCATGCCCGAAGGGCGTGGTGGCGGCCATGGTCGTGCACTGATCGAACATGTCGCGACAATCGCGCGGGCCAGACCCTGCGCGCAGCTCTATTGGACCACCCACAAAACCAATACGACCGCTATGCAGCTCTATGATCGACTGGCCAGCCAGACCGGCTTCGTCCCATATCGCATGACGCTGTCGGTCTAGGATTTAACGATGCCACAGATCACCAATCCCATTCTTCCCGGTTTTAATCCGGACCCGTCGATCCTTCGCGTCGGCGACGACTACTATATTGCCACGTCCACGTTTGAATGGTTCCCCGGCGTGCAGATCCACCACTCAAAGGATCTGGCCAATTGGGAGCTGGTGACGCGTCCGCTGACCCGCAAGGCCCAGCTCGATATGCGTGGCGACCCAGATAGCTGTGGCGTGTGGGCGCCGTGCCTGAGCCATGACGGCGAGCGTTTTTGGCTGGTTTACACCGATGTGAAGCGCAAAGACGGCTCGTTCAAGGACGCCCATAACTACATCGTCTGGGCGGATAATATTGAAGGCCCGTGGTCAGACCCGGTCTATACCAATTCCTCGGGCTTTGACCCCTCGCTGTTCCATGACGACGATGGCCGGAAGTGGTTCGTCAACATGGCCTGGGACCATCGCGTCCGCCCGCTGCTTTTTGCGGGCATCATGCTGCAAGAGTTTGATCCGGTGGCCGGAAAGCTCGTTGGCCCGATCACCAATATCTATCAGGGCACAGACCTTAAACTGGTCGAAGGCCCGCATCTTTATAAGCGCAACGGCTGGTATTATTTGCTCACTGCTGAAGGCGGCACGGCCTATGACCATGCCTGCACTTTTGCGCGCTCGCGCACGCTGGATGGGCAATATGAAACCCATCCCGACAAGCATATTCTGACCTCAAAAGACTCGCCCTTTGCCGCCATCCAGCGCGCCGGTCATGGTGATCTCGTGGATACGCCTGACGGCAAAACCTATCTCGTTCACCTCGGCGGTCGCCCGACCACGCAAGAACGCCGCTGCGTTCTCGGCCGCGAAACCTCAATTCAGGAATGCTATTGGGGCGAGGACGACTGGCTCTATGTTAAGAACGGGCCGGTCCCCTCGCTTGAGGCGGACGTGCCGGGCACGCGCGACGAGGACAAATATTGGGCGGAGCAGCGCTATAGCTTTGAAAATGGTCTGCACAAGGATTTCCAGTGGCTCCGCACGCCGGAAACCGAGCGCATTTTCACAACTGAAAACGGCAAGTTGCGTCTGTTTGGTCGCGAGTCGATTGGCTCGTGGTTTGAGCAATCATTGGTCGCCCGCCGCCAGACGCATTTTTCCTATGACGCGGAAACGCTCGTCGATTTTGCCGCCACGGACGAACGCACCATGGCCGGGCTGACGGCCTATTATAGCCGCTACAATTTCTTCTATCTCGCCGTGACGGCCCATTCGGATGGTCAACGCGAACTGCTGCTGATGACTTCGGAAATGAGCTGGCCAGATGGCAAGCTCAAATTCCCTGCGGCCCCTGTGCAAATCCCTAATGGCGGCAAGGTCCGGCTCAAGCTCACCGTTCGCAATCGTGACCTGCAGTTTTACTACGCGCTTGAGGGCCAAGAATTGCAGGCCATTGGGCCGGTGTTCGACGCGTCCTTGCTGTCCGATGAATGTGGTGGTCACCAGGCACACGGCAGCTTCACTGGCGCCTTCGTTGGCGTTGCCGCTAATGACTTGAACGGCACGGCCTCGCCAGCGGATTTCGACTACTTCACTTACACGCCGCAGCACGGGTCCTTGGATCGTTATAAGCTCGATGCGGTAAGTTAAGCGCTTTATTTCTCTCGAACAGGGCGCGGAGGAGAACGACTTGTCTCTTTCGCGCCTTGTTATTTTTCTGGTGTTGTCAGAGTCTTCTCATCCGTTCTTAGGGAGAAGACTATGAAGCCCGAAACTATTGCCCTGCACCACGGCTATACCTCTGAAGCGACGACGAAGTCCGCTGCCGTGCCGATCTATCAGACGACCTCCTATACCTTCGACAATACCCAGCATGGCGCTGATCTGTTCGATCTGAAGGTTCCGGGCAATATCTACACCCGCATCATGAACCCGACTCAGGCCGTGCTCGAAGCG includes the following:
- the xylA gene encoding xylose isomerase yields the protein MTDFFQGLSQVKFEGPESKNPLAYRHYNKDELVAGKRMEDHIRPAIAYWHTFAQEGGDPFGGRTFDRPWFDKGLEGAKLKTEVAFEFFNLIDVPFFAFHDVDVAPEGATLAESNKNLRIIGDLIASKMQSSGKKLLWGTANLFSNRRYMAGAATNPDPEIFAYAAGQVKAVLELTHELGGENYVLWGGREGYETLLNTKIGQEQDQMARFLTLVIEHAEKIGFTGQILIEPKPQEPSKHQYDFDVATVFGFLQKYGLDKKVKCNIEVGHAFLAGHSFEHELAVASSLGQLGSVDANRNDLQSGWDTDHFPNNAGEMALAFYYILKQGGLGKGGFNFDAKVRRQSLDPADLLHGHILGLDTLARGLKGAAALIADGEFDKLLDDRYAGWDNGLGKDILAGKLSLADIAGKVDAQSINPQPRSGRQEYLENLVNRFV
- a CDS encoding LacI family DNA-binding transcriptional regulator; the protein is MKRRATVHDVARAAGVSLATVDRVLNGRPGVRAATATKVEDAIAEIGFTRDLNASLMARARDLHLVFFIPESTNEFMESLADAVSRRVLSAQSDRIHLELVRIKAFDAVGLAERLDRLDPKTTDYAIVVSGDEPEVIAAIDGAHRRGISVITLVSDLPLSARRNFIGVDNVAAGRTAASLMGRFLPQGGKVGVMAGSLHLRDHLDRLEGFRSVIASEFAHIELIGPKEGHDERSLTQAYVAELIKENEGLAGIYNLGAGNAGLVAALEASGRGGDIKVITHELTGPTRLGLMGGTIDVVLDQNPDGEIREVIAAARSLTLSGARPVQSESIELAIFLRDNLR
- a CDS encoding GNAT family N-acetyltransferase encodes the protein MIRAIEQSDHRVWTQLWTAYLQFYETVLPQEVFASTWSRLLDPNEPTWGALALQDGQPIGLVHWLYHRTNWAVADNCYLQDLYVMPEGRGGGHGRALIEHVATIARARPCAQLYWTTHKTNTTAMQLYDRLASQTGFVPYRMTLSV
- the xylB gene encoding xylulokinase codes for the protein MTFLGIDIGTSGVKALLIDASGKALGEATAAAVEPTRPHPGWSEQNPQDWWAATLAAIDKLHASHPQALAAVKGIGLSGHMHGATLLGANDEVLRPCILWNDGRSAAECAEMEAALPSLRDVAGNIAMAGFTAPKIAWVRKHEPEIFKKLKKVLLPKAYVRLLLTGEHVEDMSDAAGTLWLDVAKRDWSDELLAVTGLTREHMPRLVEGSESSGQLNAEFAARWGMTGPVIVAGGAGDNAAAACGIGAIRPGEGFVSLGTSGVLFVSNAKFSPNTNGAVHAFCHAIPNTWHQMGVVLSATDSLNWLARITGKKQAELAGEAEAQFNGPGEEIFLPYLSGERTPHNAPKARGSFVGLSQSSDTAQMAQAVMEGVAFAMRDSQRVLADAGTNISRLLAVGGGTRSALWLKLLATNLNMEIALPADGDFGGALGAARLGLCAAIGASPAEVMTMPPVKTVIAPDTKLSAAYSEQYERYRALFPAIEEIRQ
- a CDS encoding glycoside hydrolase family 43 protein: MPQITNPILPGFNPDPSILRVGDDYYIATSTFEWFPGVQIHHSKDLANWELVTRPLTRKAQLDMRGDPDSCGVWAPCLSHDGERFWLVYTDVKRKDGSFKDAHNYIVWADNIEGPWSDPVYTNSSGFDPSLFHDDDGRKWFVNMAWDHRVRPLLFAGIMLQEFDPVAGKLVGPITNIYQGTDLKLVEGPHLYKRNGWYYLLTAEGGTAYDHACTFARSRTLDGQYETHPDKHILTSKDSPFAAIQRAGHGDLVDTPDGKTYLVHLGGRPTTQERRCVLGRETSIQECYWGEDDWLYVKNGPVPSLEADVPGTRDEDKYWAEQRYSFENGLHKDFQWLRTPETERIFTTENGKLRLFGRESIGSWFEQSLVARRQTHFSYDAETLVDFAATDERTMAGLTAYYSRYNFFYLAVTAHSDGQRELLLMTSEMSWPDGKLKFPAAPVQIPNGGKVRLKLTVRNRDLQFYYALEGQELQAIGPVFDASLLSDECGGHQAHGSFTGAFVGVAANDLNGTASPADFDYFTYTPQHGSLDRYKLDAVS